The nucleotide sequence TGCTAAGGTCTGCTCACTACAGCACGTATGGTTCACTTGGTACGCCTAGTTTACAATGAACACAGTGCAGCTTCTAAAGGAGGGATGAATATATGCAAAGACTGGATAGTGATAAGTTTTAAgattcttgcactactttaccatGATTTTACTCCTGAATCCATACCATAAAACACTAATTTGCAGCCTGACCCTTAAAACCGGAATGACACCTTTGAATGGTTGGAATTTCTTAAGTTTATTTAGTGAAGTGGATAAATAATTTTGATTGGACAAGGAATCTAGACTATTTCTATAACAGACTAACCCACCAATAAAAGTTCTATAGCAGCAATACTCACTCTGAGAGGGAAGAGTATAGGGAACCAAGAGAACATGCCCTGCGAATGTGTCTCAGGCTTGATGCTCAACATAATATCCTTATATAAGAAGGCCTCAAAGTAACCTCCAAAGCCATGGACAACATTATCCTCTGTGATCTGGAACTGCAGTGACTTGTACCGGGTGTTGTCGATCACTTTGGCTGTAGGAGAAAAATCTTTGTTAAAATCAGAGAGGAACAGGTGGTGGTATtcagactgaaggaaaaacaatgtGTAACAGGGAGCAACTTAACTGGCCACATCCACTTATATTCCtgcatggaaacacacacaaacacacacacaggcacaagcACTGGCTGTGTGACTAGTATGTAAAAGTTCTTAAGACCAGATAATATTCTCCCTTTCATCCTATGTCACAGGATGGTCCTACAACATTGCAACAGATTTATAAAACATAAAATTTATGAAAATTATTCTAGCAAATTAAGGAACCACTTGAAGGCTACTTAATTAGAGTGTATAAAACAAGACTAGTGTCCCAGCTATTCAAGTTGAAGCCTAACTTTCTTGTGAATAACAATTAACGAATTTCTTTCACAGGTAAAAGCACAATTACCTTTATTTGGATGACTAAAAGTAAAGAGAGGTTGTGAGGGGGCCAGTTCTTTCTTATTGTGAAGATAAACAACATATGGAGTCTCAAAGTGAGCCAGGAAGTGCTTGTCCTTCTCCCGGCAATTTCTGATCTCGTTGTACAGCTTGGGAGACTGAAGGGGACTCAGGTAGGACGTGTAGCTGCTGGGAATGCTGATGCCGTCCTCTGCACCAAACAACACATTGGTATATGTTATGCACATACAAACATGAAGCATATATACTGATTGCATATATAACACATGAAAAAATCAATGTCTATATACAtttatgttctttctctttGATTTACCTTTGAGGAATTTTTGTGCACCATCCAGACATTCTGGTGAGAGTTCATTGTCACCAAATGAGCCTAACAACTCAGACACGATAATGTCAGCCTTCTCTGGTGCATCCCACTCCCTCATGTCACACGACACCACCGTCACCTGAGGCAGGGGATCAAAGTCAGTACCTTCAGCTCTAACTTTCTGGCCAAGATACTGAAGACAGGTAATCAAGTGGCATTCTTGGTTATTGATAAATTACTGCAGGCCATTTTCCTTTGAAAAGAGAACCAACATGGACGACGTTGCAGGAAAGGCAACattaagaggaagatgatgtggAAAGGGTGGCATAGTGAATGTAGTAAGCTGGAATCTGACAGATGAGGCAATAAGAGATATAcagagagataaacacacaaTGCATATATAGTCATTAGGATACAACAAGTATGTGACAAGGGAACAAAAACAACCTTTGATAACAGTGCAAGTTAATATACAAATTGAGAAACACATACAGGATATGCGAGGCAAAAAGAGCATGGAATAACTTTTTAAGCATAACAATAAGGGGCAGCAATCTTCATGGAGTCCAACACATGCATTGCTAGATCCATCTCATAAAGATTCAGTATTTACAAGatttattatgaaaaaaaaatctcattccTACAATAGTCTTAAAATAATACTCCATTTAGTTAAATGATCTTTAAACTACTGCTGTATATTCAATCCATTATGACAATTATAAAACTCATCAGTAGGAAAATAATAGCAAGCTGTTATAGGCTTTAAATAAAAGCACTAAGTAGAAGCAAAGAGTAAACTGTAAATAATGACAATATAGCTGAGATGTGAGGAGCAGAAAAAGTAGTCATGAATGTTGGCTACCTGGTCTCCCCAGTCCTCATCCTGCTGGGCCTGGAGTGTTACAACAGCATTGGGATTCTTCTCGACAGCATACACCTTGATCATCCTCTGAGCTGCCCGGGCTGCTGCCAGTGCTCGCCTCACCAAGGGTCCCCGGCCAGCCCCTACCACCATTAGCACTCTGTTGGAGGATGCAGGTCATGAATAAGTATACATACAAATACCAAGGCTGTCtcctgcaaaaaggaagaggttgagaaacttgtattatgtcAGGCACAGGTGGTGTTTCAAGCAGGCTATTATAATTTCACACGTTTGATGAAAAGTTGCAGTTAAAGCTTGTGATATTTATGGATAATGAGTAAACATGATGACCAACTCACATTTCTTTggtatccttctcttcctcaggaACCCTGTCAGAGATGGCCAAGTACATTGCCCGTTCATACTCTCGATATTTAACAGGATCTTTCTCAAATACTTCATACGTCTGAGACTCTAAATTGTCCATTAAAGGTTGTAGAGGGCACTGCAGGTAATCCTCATATCCTCGAGCAAAATCTGTTAGTGGATCAGCTTCTACCTGTGTCTGGAAAAAATGGTCATGTTAAACAGATAATTTCACTAACACTGAAGCTTCTGTTGGGATTCTTGataggaaatacagaagggaATGAATAGCCATACTTTTAGAGGGATTATCTTGGAAGCTGTGAGGAGGAtcaagtgaaaataataaaacatatcCAATATTTAAGTTCAGTGTCCTGTTAATTTACATTTCCTATCAATCTTATTAGTTTTGCTTTAACATTTGCCATTAAGGCCAAAGGATCcagtaccaaaaataaataaatcattgtcATCCACAAACATaacaagaaagtgaaaaaatataagataagATTGAAATACATAagattgaaataataatataagattGAAATACATTTCAATCAAAGAAATGTAGCAGATTGACAGAAAATTCCAATACAGGTCATAATGAAAGCATGATATTCACCCTCGTAATGTAGTCAAGGTATTGCTGGTAAAACTTGTAGTGCTGGTGTCTGAGAGGGCCTGTGATGATGAACTGAGCATGAAGCTTCACCAGTGACTTGACTAGCTGCTGGTGAGCTCTAGACAGCACTGGGAAGCCTTTTTTGTTACTGAGCCAGATGGATGTGGGCAGCACAGCACTTCTTACTGGCTCACCTAACCACCTGAGGATGGATGCAGTCTTCATTAATACTGGGAAAACAGGTATTGGTGCATCATATAAATCACATGTATCATCCATCCTTATCATATCAAAAAGCTACAGCAATGAGTAAAGGAAGGTCACCTGTCAATGACACACTGTTCTGGAAGGTCAGCAGAAATCTCTAATGTCAGGCCAATCTTTTT is from Scylla paramamosain isolate STU-SP2022 chromosome 9, ASM3559412v1, whole genome shotgun sequence and encodes:
- the LOC135103377 gene encoding protein arginine N-methyltransferase 5-like isoform X2, which translates into the protein MMAAGRVSCGLEYPIVHELSHALQESSKSGYDFISVPLAHPRFTREHVEGKAKARQGAFTRSDLLLSSSEWNSLIVGKLTMASILNLESPVNSLRMNSEETLNQELTFAAHLGLPAITFSLTSDRCTNIARILHNKVVQGVCYQVWVRVPMQAPEEAASQYRSDRKQSADGFEIDTWTWWNKFHSVANIQKKIGLTLEISADLPEQCVIDRWLGEPVRSAVLPTSIWLSNKKGFPVLSRAHQQLVKSLVKLHAQFIITGPLRHQHYKFYQQYLDYITRVEADPLTDFARGYEDYLQCPLQPLMDNLESQTYEVFEKDPVKYREYERAMYLAISDRVPEEEKDTKEIVLMVVGAGRGPLVRRALAAARAAQRMIKVYAVEKNPNAVVTLQAQQDEDWGDQVTVVSCDMREWDAPEKADIIVSELLGSFGDNELSPECLDGAQKFLKEDGISIPSSYTSYLSPLQSPKLYNEIRNCREKDKHFLAHFETPYVVYLHNKKELAPSQPLFTFSHPNKAKVIDNTRYKSLQFQITEDNVVHGFGGYFEAFLYKDIMLSIKPETHSQGMFSWFPILFPLREPVGVHQGDIMEVHFWRCTNRKNVWYEWCITAPQIISIHNPNGRAYTIGL
- the LOC135103377 gene encoding protein arginine N-methyltransferase 5-like isoform X1, which encodes MMAAGRVSCGLEYPIVHELSHALQESSKSGYDFISVPLAHPRFTREHVEGKAKARQGAFTRSDLLLSSSEWNSLIVGKLTMASILNLESPVNSLRMNSEETLNQELTFAAHLGLPAITFSLTSDRCTNIARILHNKVVQGVCYQVWVRVPMQAPEEAASQYRSDRKQSADGFEIDTWTWWNKFHSVANIQKKIGLTLEISADLPEQCVIDRWLGEPVRSAVLPTSIWLSNKKGFPVLSRAHQQLVKSLVKLHAQFIITGPLRHQHYKFYQQYLDYITRTQVEADPLTDFARGYEDYLQCPLQPLMDNLESQTYEVFEKDPVKYREYERAMYLAISDRVPEEEKDTKEIVLMVVGAGRGPLVRRALAAARAAQRMIKVYAVEKNPNAVVTLQAQQDEDWGDQVTVVSCDMREWDAPEKADIIVSELLGSFGDNELSPECLDGAQKFLKEDGISIPSSYTSYLSPLQSPKLYNEIRNCREKDKHFLAHFETPYVVYLHNKKELAPSQPLFTFSHPNKAKVIDNTRYKSLQFQITEDNVVHGFGGYFEAFLYKDIMLSIKPETHSQGMFSWFPILFPLREPVGVHQGDIMEVHFWRCTNRKNVWYEWCITAPQIISIHNPNGRAYTIGL